One genomic window of Pelmatolapia mariae isolate MD_Pm_ZW linkage group LG5, Pm_UMD_F_2, whole genome shotgun sequence includes the following:
- the LOC134627082 gene encoding vimentin-like, producing the protein MRAASYSQKSLQVSSASRARIQSPSPSRCRGASYDSRGRSGYRGTAIEVGTEIHQHHANEKEEMQELNVKFAGYIQKVQALEQRNASLQAELTALQSRYKGGPTGIGEEYELKFKEVRELIEVLTNEKGAADIERGYIEEEVEVWRLKLEEELALKEEAEMILKEFRQDVDSATLQKAELEKRIEQLVAEIEFLKKLHDEEVADLMKQIEDSKISAEMDGDRPDLAAYLRNMRAEIEAVAARNVQEAEKWYKTKFDNLKDHAGKHEEQMKTMKEEITTFHNQVTDLQNQIDGLRARNAALEQQLEDMEISHMDKVGNLESVIAQLESQLCDTKLEMTKYLQDYQELLHIKLKLDAEIATYRKLLEGEEERLGIPKDV; encoded by the coding sequence ATGAGAGCTGCATCTTACAGCCAGAAGAGTCTGCAAGTTAGCAGTGCCAGCAGAGCGAGAATTCAAAGTCCGTCACCTTCCCGGTGCCGTGGAGCTTCTTATGACAGCCGGGGACGCTCGGGTTATCGTGGGACTGCCATCGAGGTGGGCACAGAGATACATCAGCACCATGCCAATGAGAAAGAGGAAATGCAGGAACTCAATGTCAAGTTTGCCGGATACATTCAGAAAGTTCAGGCGCTCGAACAGAGAAATGCTTCTCTTCAAGCTGAGCTAACTGCCCTGCAGAGCCGCTATAAGGGAGGCCCCACGGGCATCGGAGAAGAATATGAGCTCAAATTTAAAGAGGTGCGAGAGCTAATTGAGGTCCTGACTAATGAGAAGGGAGCAGCTGATATTGAACGTGGCTACATCGAAGAAGAAGTAGAAGTTTGGAGACttaagctggaggaggagctggcacttaaagaagaagcagaaatgaTTCTGAAGGAGTTTCGTCAAGATGTTGACAGTGCCACGCTGCAGAAGGCTGAGCTGGAGAAGCGCATAGAACAACTGGTGGCCGAAATAGAGTTTCTCAAGAAGCTGCATGATGAAGAAGTGGCTGACCTCATGAAGCAGATTGAGGACTCAAAAATTAGTGCTGAGATGGATGGCGATCGCCCTGATCTGGCTGCTTATTTGCGTAACATGCGTGCAGAGATAGAAGCTGTTGCTGCTCGCAATGTCCAAGAAGCAGAGAAGTGGTACAAGACCAAGTTTGACAATCTCAAGGACCATGCTGGCAAACATGAAGAACAGATGAAAACCATGAAAGAGGAGATCACCACCTTCCACAATCAGGTGACAGATCTTCAGAATCAGATTGATGGTCTGAGGGCTCGCAATGCCGCCCTGGAGCAGCAGCTGGAGGACATGGAGATCTCCCACATGGATAAGGTGGGGAACCTAGAGAGCGTCATCGCTCAGTTGGAGTCTCAGCTCTGTGATACAAAACTGGAGATGACCAAGTATCTCCAAGACTACCAGGAACTGCTGCACATTAAGCTCAAGCTGGATGCAGAGATTGCAACCTACAGGAAGCTGCTggaaggagaagaggagaggCTGGGAATTCCCAAAGATGTCTAA